The DNA sequence TCCGCCAGATCCTCGGCGAAGTGGTCTCCTCGATGGCGAGGACCCGCAACCCGTACCGCGAGGGGGTCAAGAACCTGCGCGGTGGCGCCTACGACCCGATGGCCCCGGACAACCTCACCCGGTGGCGGACCGACTCGGTGGCCCGGTTGGGTGAGGAGGCGCAGCGGCTCGGCGCGAACGCGGTGATCGGCATGCGTTTCGACAGCCGCGACTGCGGTGAGATGTGGATGGAGATCTGCGCCTACGGCACGGCGGTGATCGTCGCGCCGAAGACACCCGACGTCATGCCACCCGACCAGCCGATGATCGCTGCCGAAACGGCCCACGACCCGGAGATCGCCAGCGCCCCCGGCGGCATCGCCGAGCCGGCCAGCGCCCCCAACCTGTCCACGGCCGCCGAAACCCCCACCGGCCCCTGACCCAGCGTCTCGGCGCCGTCTTGTCGCTGCTGATTCACGGAAAGTGCGGCCATCGAGCGCGAAATAGCCGCACTTTCCGTGAATCAGCGGGCACCGGAGAGATCGGTCAGAGGATGGGAGGCGGGGAGTAGGCGGCGGCCTCGGGGTGGGACTGGACGATCTTGGTAACGCGGGCGACCAGGTGGGACACCTGGGTCTCCGCCGCGCCGGTGAACGTGTTGCGGTCGGCGACCAGCGCGTCGATGTCGGCCCGGGTCAGGTTCAGGCGGCCGTCGGCGGCCAGGCGGTCGAACAGGTCGTTCCCGGCCGCGCCCTGCTCCCGCATGGCCAGCGCCACGGCCACCGCGTGCTCCTTGATGACCTCGTGCGCGACCTCCCGGCCGACGCCCCGACGCACGGCGGCGACCAGGATCTTCGTGGTGGCCAGGAACGGCAGGAAGCGCTCCAGCTCCCGGTTGATCACCGCCGGGTACGGGCCGAACTCGTCCAGCACCGTCAGGAACGTCTGGAACAGGCCGTCGGCGGCGAAGAACGCGTCCGGCAACGCCACCCGCCGCACCACCGAACAGGAGACGTCCCCCTCGTTCCACTGGTCGCCGGCCAGCTCGCCGACCATCGACAGGTAACCCCGGATGATCACGGCGAAGCCGTTCACCCGCTCCGAGGAGCGGGTGTTCATCTTGTGCGGCATCGCGCTGGAGCCGACCTGCCCCGGCTTGAAGCCCTCGGTGACCAGCTCCTGCCCCACCATCAGCCGGATGGTGGTGGCCAGCGACGACGGCGCGGCGGCCACCTGCGCCAGCGCGGAGAGCACGTCGAAGTCCAGCGAGCGCGGGTAGACCTGCCCGACGCTGTCCAGCACCCGGGCGAACCCCAGGTGCCCGGCCACCCGGCGCTCCAACTCGGCCACCCGGTCGGCGTCACCGTCGAACAGGTCGAGCTGGTCGGCGGCGGTGCCCACCGGCCCCTTGATCCCGCGCAGCGGGTAGCGGCCGATCAGGTCCTCCAGCCGCTCGTACGCGATCAGCAGCTCCTCCGCGGCCGACGCGAAGCGCTTGCCCAGCGTGGTGGCCTGCGCCGCGACGTTGTGCGAGCGGCCGGTCATCACCAGGCCGGAGTATTCGCCCGCGTGCCAGGCCAGCCGCGCCAGCGTGGCGACCACCCGGTCCCGGACCAGCTCCAACGACGCGCGGATCTGGAGCTGCTCGACGTTCTCGGTGAGGTCCCGGGAAGTCATCCCCTTATGCACGTGCTCGTGCCCGGCGAGCGCGCTGAACTCCTCGATCCGGGCCTTCACGTCGTGCCGGGTGACCCGCTCGCGCGCCGCGATCGAGGCCAGGTCGACGTCCTCCAGCACCCGCTCGTACGCCTCGACCACCCCGTCCGGCACCGGCACGCCGAGGTCCCGCTGGGCCCGGAGCACCGCCAGCCAGAGCCGGCGCTCCATCCGCACCTTCTCCTCCGGCGACCAGAGGGCGACCAGCTCGGGCGAGGCGTAACGGTTGGCGAGCACGTTCGGGATCGTCGTCACGTACCTCATTCTCCCGTACCCGCCCGCGGCGCTCCCGGCCGCACCGCCCCCCACCGGTGCCGGCCGACCGCCGACCGGGGGACTGGCTAAGGTGATCATCCTGCTCAATCGACTGACGGGAATGGGGAAGAGTGTCCAGACCTACCGGCAAGGTCGCCCTGGTCACCGGCGGAAGTCGCGGCATCGGCGCCGCCGTCGTACGCCGCCTGGCCGAAGACGGCGCACACGTCGCGTTCACCTACCGCACGGCGGCGGACAGCGCGAAGGCAGTGGTCGCCGACGTCGAGGCGTACGGCCGCACCGGCCTGGCGATTCAGGCCGACAGCAGCGACGCCGCGGCGGTGATCGGGGCGGTCGAGCGGACCGTCGCCGAGCTGGGTCGGCTGGACATCCTGGTCAACAACGCCGGGGTGTTCGCGGCTGCCCCGATCGAGGAGGTCGGGCTCGACTACCTCGACCGGGCCATCGCCGTGCACGTCCGAGGGGTCTTCCTGGCCACCCAGGCGGCGGTACGCCACATGGGCACCGGCGGGCGGATCATCAACATCGGCAGCAGCTTCGCCAGCCGCGTCCCGGCTGCCGGCGTAAGCGTCTACACCATGACCAAGAGCGCGGTCAACGGCCTGACCAGGGCACTCGCCCGGGAACTCGGCCCGCGCGGGATCACCGTCAACCTCCTGCTGCCCGGTTCCACCGACACCGACATGAATCCGGCGGACAGTGTCGGCGCCGAAGCGCAGCGGGCGCACATCGCCCTCGGCCGGTACGGGACGCCGGAGGATGTGGCGGCGACGGTCAGCCACCTGGTGGGCGACGGCGGGCGGCACATCACCGGCGCGTCGATCGCCATCGACGGCGGTACCACCGCCTGACCGGGAAGCCCGGGGCAGCGGTCGCGGTTGGCGACCGCTGCCCGCCGGCCGCGCAGCCGGCGATCAGGCCGTCCCGGGCGGTCGTTCCGGCGGGATGTCGACGATGCGACAGTCACGCTACGGCGCGAATTCCACGGATATGCTGTCCGCCCTCCGTCAATGATCCTCGATCCGGGAAGGCGTCCCCGATGTCCCAACCCGTACCCGATGTCGACACGCTGCCCTTCCTGGTGTCCGTGGAAGTGGCGGACGACCCGGACACCATGGGGTTGTTCCGCAAGGGCGAACGGGAGGTGGCGGTCCGGCACATCCCGATCGCCGTACTCCGGGAGAGCGTCCGGCACACGGTGGCCGCGCTGCGCACGGTCTTCGACGAGGTGGCCGAGGAAACCGGGCGGCTCCGGCTCGCCGAGGCGCAGTTCAGCTTCGAGGTGTCGGCCAAGGGCGGCCTGAACCTGGTCGGTACGACCGAGATCGGCTCCAAGGGCACGGTCACGCTGACGTTCCGGGAGTAGCCGTCGTGGCCACCTTCCGTGCTCTCCTGCTCGGCGTCGCGGAGTACGACGACCCGCAGATCCTGCCGCTGCCGTTCGTCACGAACGACATCGGCGCACTGAGCGTGGCCCTGGAGGAGACCGGATACCGGGTCCGGACCCTCGACAACGGCCGACTCAGCCGGCCGAAGATCTGCGCCGAGGTGGGACAGTTCCTCGGCGACGCCCGCCCGAACGACAACCTGCTCGTCTACCTCAGCGGGCACGGCGCCCACACCGAGGGCGTCGACTACCTGGTGCCGTCCGAGGCCGACCTGCGGATCCCGCTGCGGGAGTCGATGGTCCCGCTCACCTACTGGGCCGGCGCGCTGGAGCGCAGCCGCGCCGGGCAGGTGCTCTTCGTGGTGGACGCCTGCCGGGAGGGGTTCGACCAGGAGGCCATGGCGCTGGAGCTGAGGAAGTGGAGCACCGGGCGGATCAGCCACGTGGGGCAGCAGCGGATCGCCTACCTGTTCGCCTGCGGCCCCGGGGAGAAGGCGCAGTTCGTCCCCGGCGCCGGTGACTCCTTCAGCGTCTTCTCCCGGGCGTTGCAGCAGGTTCTGGCCGGCGGTGAGGCGGGCCGCAGCCTGGAAGACCTCGTGACCGCGGTCAACGAGCAGATGAGGGAGCTGGCGGCGGCCTTCGACCGGCGGGTCCAGACCGCGCACGCCCATCCGGACGCTTCCGGGATATCCCCCTTCCCGATCTCGTCGCGCCGGTCGACGCAACGCTCGTTCGACTGGGTGGCCCAGGCACAGGCCCACCGGGCCTGGGACCTGGTCGCGCCGTCGCTGGCCAGCGAGGAGCTCCGGTCCTCCACCATCAGCCTGGTCGAGCACGTGGTGCGCCTGCGCCGGGACGCCGCACGGGAGTTGACGGGCGACCCGTGGCACGAGCCGGATCTCGCGACGCGCATCAGTCGGCGGGTCGAGTTCCTGACGAACCTCGTCGCGTTTCCCGCCGCGACCTCGGCGGGCGAGCTGCGCCTGTCCGCGGCCGAGGCCGCGCTGCTGGTCGCCGGCCCCTATCTGTACGACACGTTGTGGACGCTGCGCGCCGCCCGCGCCACCCGTGTCGATCCGGCCAACTGGCACCCACCGGAGCAGCCCGACCCCGAGAGTGACTCCTACCGGCGTTTCGCGCAGAGCTTCCCGCGGCTGTGGCGCCGGCTGAACGGCCAGGCACAGAACTCGGACGTCGCCGGTCAGATCGGGTGGTGGCTGCTGCATCGCTGGATCGCCCGGCAGTCGCTGACCCGGTCCGACGGGGACGTCGCGGAGCTGATACCGCTCGGGGTCGCGTCGCTGTACCTGTCCGCGCGGGTCTTCGAGCAGCCCCGGGTGACCGAACTGATCAGGAGCCTGCGCGGTGGTCCGGGCTTCCTCACCCGTACCGACCGACCCGGGCGGTTGCAGAGCCGCTGCACGGTCGGCGCGGGAACGGCCGAGGAACAACCGGTACGGGAGCGTCTGGTCGCCTATCTCCTGGCCGCGGGACGCGCCATGGCCATCGAGGCCGCCGCGCTCCCGGAGGTCGTCGTCGAGCACATGGGGATCAGCGATCCGGTGTCGCCGGACGAGCTGCACGCCTCCATCGACTCGGTGGACTGGGAGTCGCGCGGACCGGTGCGGGTGCTGCGCACCACCTGCGCCCACCCGGCCATCGAGATCGCCCTGCGGGCGCACGTCGAGTTCTTCGACGCGCTCCTGGTCGAGATCCAGGACGCCGCCGCCGAGGACGCTCATCTCCATCCGCTCTCGGCCCTGCCGGCGCACGCCTCGGCGGACCAGGTGCGCCCGAGCGAGGGGCCGGACGGGCGGGCCTACCAGTCCGCCGGGGTGCGGTTCCACCTCGCCGAGGACCGGATCCAGGAACTGCTCATGGGTGAGCAGCTCTACGGCGATCCGCTGCTGGCCATCCGGGAGCTGTACCAGAACGCGCTCGACGCGTGCCGGTACCGCTCCGCCCGGAACGAGTACCTGAACCGCACCGGCCGGACCACACCCGCGTGGGAGGGCAGGATCGACTTCGTCCAGGGCAGGGACGAGCGGGGACGCCCGTATCTGGAATGCGTCGACAACGGCGTGGGCATGGGGGTCCGGGAGCTGACCGACGTCTTCTCACAGGCCGGGACCCGCTTCGTCGAGACGTCCGAGTTCGTGGAGGAGCAGTCGCGGTGGGCACGGCTGGAGCCGCCGATCGACCTGTTCCCCAACAGTCGCTTCGGGGTCGGCGTGTTGAGCTACTTCATGCTCGCCGACGAGATCACCGTGGAGACCTGCCGATTCGGCCAGGAGGGGCGGCCCGGTAGCCGTCTCTGGGTGTCGATCGCCGGGCCGGGCAACCTGTTCCGGATCCGGGAGACCGGGCCGGGACAGGACGCCGGCACGAGAGTCCGGCTCTATCTCCGGAAGGACACCGAGAAGCTCTCCAGCTCGGACTTCCTGCGTCGGCTCCTCTGGGTGGCGGAGTTCCGGACCACCGTGACGTACGACGGCGAGACCGCCGTGTGGGAACCTCGCCGCCTGTCGACCATCGCTCCGTTGGGGACCGACCCGTTGGGGGCGGGCGAGGAGTCCGGCCGGTCGCGCAAGGCTCCGGTCGTGGTCAGCTCGGAGCCTCATCCGGTGTGGTGGTGCGACCGTTCCGGCGCCGTCCTGGTGGACGGCATCTGGCTCCAGGAAGCGGACTTCAACGCGGTGGTCAACCTGTACGGCCGGCGGGCCCCACGGCTCTCGGTCAATCGGACCCAGATGCTCGACGACGAGTCGAAGGAGGTGACCGCTCTCCTCCAGGAGGCCGCCGAGGCCGCGGGCGCCCCGGGCAGCCCGCTGTTCGCCCATGAGTGGATCTCGGATCTCGCCACGCGTCAGCCCGTGGTGGCGGACTCGGTGTTCGAGCTGGCGCTCCGGGCGGGCCGGACCTCCTGGCCCACCGGCAGCCTGGCGGACGAACTGCTCACCGTCGGCTGCTATCCGCCCGACGCGACCCTGATGGCGCTGGCCGTCGACACGGTCGATCCGGGACGTGACTCGTCGGACCGGCCGTTCCGGGAGGTGGTGGACCTCAACCATCCGGTCGGGACCTGGCGTCTGGTGGCGTGGATCGCCGCCGGTCTCCACGGCCCCGAGCTGGCGGTGACCGAGGGGCGCATCATCCGGGCACGGCCCAGCGACTCGATGCTCACCCGGGTCGACGGTGCCGGTCGTTCCTGGATCGATCCGGCCCAGCCGGTGCCGATCGGTCACCTCATCCACACGGCCACGAACCGCGGCCCCTCCATTCAGATGGTTGTCGACCGGCTCGTCGAGCTCGGCTATCCGGCGCCTCGGCATGAACTGCCCGACCCGACGAGCCCCACCGACCGGCTGCTGCTGAGTCGCGACCTCGACGGCAGGGGACCGTGGTTGCACCAGGCCGACGAGGTGCCGGTCCCTCAGCTCGTGACAGCGGCGGCGAGGGCGGGCATCGCCACGGAACTCGCCGCGGACCGGTTCCGCCGGCTCGGCTTCACCGTACGCGACGCGCCGCCGGGCGGCCTGGCACATGTCGATCTTCTCGTGGCGAGCGTGCAGTTGGACGGCCGGCGTCCGTGGTTCCGGCCCAGCCAGGCCGTCTCGGGTGGGCATGTCGTCGTCGCCGCGTTCGTGGCCGGCATCTCGGCCGAGGAGGTCGTCGACCGGCTACGCCGGCTCGGCTACGTCGCGGCGGTCCCGCCTCGTGGTGACCTACCCGCCGAGGTGGACATCAAGCTGCTCTGGGGGCTCGACGAGCTGCCGGAGATCCTGAGCGAGTCGACGGCGACGCGCTCGGCTCTCGCTGTCGACCTTCGCAACCGCCGCTACAACACCTCCGGCAACGACGGCGTGCTGGACGCGTCGGAGCCGGTCTCCCCGCACACGCTCGTCGCGGCGGCCAGACGCAGCGGGCTGGGCCCGGACCAGGCCGCCGCACGGCTTCGGCAGCTGGGTTACCAGCTCCTCGGGCAGGATTTTCCGGACACCGTCGCCGAGAACGATCTCGTGCTCCTCAGCCGGGACCTGGACGGTCGGCAACCGTGGCTGGACCCGGGCACCACCGTCTCGCCCTCCCATCTGGTCGCCGCGGCGCGCGAACTGGAGCTGACCCCCACCCAGGTCGCGTCCCGGCTCGAGAAATACGGCTACGCCATCCCGGCGCTGTCGCTCCCGGACATCGTCACCTTCACGGATGTCGGGCTGCTCAGTCGGGACCTGGACGGCGACACGCCGTGGCTGGACGGAGTCAGGATCATCCCCCCGGGGCACGTCCTGCTCGGCGCGAAACGCACCGGCCTCACCCACGCCCAGGTGCACGAACGGCTCCGGCGCTTCGGCCTCACCACGATGCCCGACCTACCGCCCGACGACGTGACCTCCGCAGACCTGATCATTCTCAGCCTGCAACTGGACGGCGAGCACCCCTGGCTCGACGTGGAGCGGCCCACGCCGGTCGGCCACCTGGTCGCCGCGGCGCACCGGACCGGTCTCACCCCGGCCCGGGTGGCGGACCGGCTCCGGGAGTTCGGCCACCCGACGCCCGGACACTCCCTGCCCGACTACGTCACGGCCGAGGACGTCACGCTCGTCAGCCGCTCGCTCGACGGCCGGGGCCCGTGGGTGGACCCGGCCGACGCGCTCTCCCTCGGACGCCTCGTGGTGGCCGCCCACGTCACCGGGCTCGGTCCGGCGCGGGTGTCGCGGCGACTCGAAGAACTCGGTTTCCAGGGCTTCGACGAGTGCCGCATCGCACCTTCGGTCGGTCTGCCCGAGGGCGCGGTCATCCGACTCGTCCCACCGGAGGCGCCGCCGCCCCGTGCCTGAGGGGCTCCGGCGTGCCTCCTTCTGGAACGCTACGGTCCTTCGCGGTGGCCTCACGAGAGCCACCCCGGCCCGGATAACCGGGCCGGGGCAGGCTGGTCGACTACAGCCGGATCGTCGGGTCCAGCGCGACGCCGATCATCTCCTCGGCCGTCAGCAGGTGCCGGTCGGTGGCCGGGTGCGTCTGGACCTGCACCCAGGTCCCGTCCGTGCGCACGACGGTCACGAACCGTTCGACGATCCGGACGGCGGGGCCCGGCACGGTGCGCCGGCCCTCGAAGTCCGCCACGACCACCCGCTCGCCGTCCGGGCCGGTGAAGGATCGGCACTTCAGCGAGCCAGGGGTGCAGCGCTGGGGACCGGCGGTCTGGCCGGGTCGGGGTCGACCCACGAAGACGCCCAGGTAGGAGCGGACGTCGCCGCGCGCCGCCACGCCGACCCCGAACCAGCCGGTCATGGACTCCCACTGGAACGGCTGCACCGACCACTGGGGCGTGTCGGTGAGCGGGCCGCCCCAGGTGGCCTGGTCGGTGACCGGACCGGCACCGCGTACCCACCGCAGGTCCGGCGCCTCCCGGTCGAGCGCGGCCAGCATCGCGGAGCGGAGGTGCTCCGCGGGGTCCACCGCCGTGGCGGACGCCGCCGAGTAGGCGGGGGCGGGCCCGGCGGCCGAGCCCGGTCCGACCAGTGTGCCGGCGCCGAGCGCCAGCGCCAGCACCGCGGTCGCCGCCGAGGCCGTGTACGCGGTGGTGCGCCGTCGGCGCCGTCGGCCCTCCCGGGTCACCAGGGCATCGACGTCCACGGCCGTCGGTGGTGCCGCGCCGATCGCCTCGTCGAAGATCTGCCGGTACGTCATCTCTGCCTCCCGCTCTCCACTGCCGAGTCCGGTGAGGCGAGCAGGCGGAGCGTCTCCAACGCCCGGGCGGCCTGACTCTTCACGGTCCCGCTGCTGATGCCGAGCACCTGGGCGGTCTCCTCGACCGAGAGGTCGCAGTAGAACCGGAGCACCACCACCGCGCGTCGCCGGGGGGCGAGCCGCCCGAGCAGGTCGAGCAGCACCTCCCGCTCACCGACGTCCGGCTCCCCGGCGGCCAGGTCCGCCCGGTCCGGCACGTCGTCGGTGCTGCGTTCGCGCCGCCACGGCCGTCGCCGCTCGTCCAGCCAGGCGTTGGTGAGCATCCCCCGGACGTACGCGTCGAGGTTGTCCGCGTCGCGGGCCCGCCGCCAGCTCCGGTAGAGCTTGCTCAATGTGATCGACACCAGGTCGTCCGCCGTGTGCCAGTCCCGGCAGAGCAGGTACGCGGTACGGCGTAACGGCTCCAGCCGAGCGGACACGTAGTCGCGGAACTCGTCGTCGCGCCCGGTCACGGAACAGCACCCGTCGCTCGCCTCATGCCCAGGGGACGGAAGCCGGGACCGATCAGGTTGCCCGCCTCACGGATACCGCGTCGATGCGCCCCGGTCGGCTCACGGAGCGGGGCGGCCGGTGAGCGCGCGCCAGAGCCCGTCGCCCGCCTCCTCCTCGGTGTCGAAGCGCTGCCGGACGTCGTACGTCCCGCGCTCGTAGGCGCCGATCTCCCAGCCGCCGGCGCGGGCCCGGCGGAGGAACCAGAAGTCGGGCGGGACCGGCACGTGTTCGTGCACGCCCTCCAGTGCGAACGCGTCCGGGGACAGCCCGGCCGCCAGCAACGCGGCGCGTACCTGGTGCCGGTTCACGCCCGACCTCCCGTCTCGTCCAAGAGCTGGCCGGGGCCTGCGCTCACTCCCCGGCGGTCAGATCCTCTTCCGCCAGGAACCCGTTGTCGAGCAGCCACTGCACGGTCAGCGTGGCCCCGGCCTGCGGCAGGTACGCGGGGTTGAGCTGGAACTGGGTGCCCATGCCGGGCTGGGCGAACCACGACGCGATCGGGCCGGAGTCGACGGTGAACGGCTTGACCACGCAGTAGACGTGGTAGTTGGCGAGCGGCGCGTTCGCCGGGGTGTTCAGGCTCTGCGGGGTCAGCGCGCGCGAGCTGAACGGCGTGCCGAGCGGGGCGAGGAACGCGCCGCCGGAGAAGCCGAAGCGGTCGAGCCGGTAGCCGGCCAGCAGCGTCTGCGCCTGCTTGATCGGCCGGCCGTCGGGGGCGATGACGAATCCGCTGGCCGGCGGGTAGACGTACGTCGCCGGGTTCCCGGTGGTGTACTGCGCCAGGAACTGACTCTCGGTCAGCGCCCCGAACCGCTGGTAGCCGGCGAGCAGCGGCCCGACCGGCGAGGCGGTGGGCAGCTCGGCCGGGCCGAGCATCGGGTTGTTGTCGTAGAACTCGGTGGTCGGCGGCGCGATGGGCGGGGTGCCGGGGCGGCAGAGGTTCGGCGTGGGCGTGGGCGGAGGTTGCGGCCGGCCGGAGTCGGCCGCGTCGCCGGCCGGGGGAAGGGCGACCGTCCGGGCGGCCGGCGTGGTGGCGGCGGTCGCGCCGACCGGCTGGGCGGCACCGGGTACGAGGACGAATGCCGCGCCGGAGACGAGGGCGAGCAACCAACGGCGTTTTTTCACCGAAAACCTCCATTTTTGGATGGATCAGTGCAATCCATCCTGGGAGGTTCTCGGCAGTAAGATGAGCTTTCGTCCGGTTCGCTACCTGATCGGGCTATCGCCCGCCTGCCGCGCTTCTCGGCCGGTCACCCCCGACGCCCACCCGGCGAGAACCGGGCGGGCGTCGCCCGTTCAGCGCTCCAGGATCGCGGTCACGCCCTGCCCGCCGGCCGCGCAGACGGAGATCAGGCCGCGCCCGCTCCCCTTGCGGTCGAGCAGCTTGGCCAGCGTGGCGATGATCCGGCCGCCGGTGGCCGCGAACGGGTGACCGGCGGCCAGCGACGAGCCGGCGACGTTCATCCGGTCCCGGTCGATCGGGCCGAGCGGCGCGTCCAGGCCCAGCCGTTCCTTGCAGAACTCCGGCGACTCCCAGACGGCCAGTGTGGCCAGCACCTGCGAGGCGAACGCCTCGTGGATCTCGTAGAAGTCGAAGTCCTGGAGCGTGAGCCCGGCCCGCGACAGCATCCGGGGCACCGCGTACGCGGGCGCCATCAGCAGCCCCTCGTCGCCGTGCACGAAGTCGACGGCGGCCGTCTCGGACCAGGAGAACCAGGCGAGCACCGGCAGGTTGTGCGCCCGCGCCCACTCCTCGGAGGCCAGCAGCACCGTCGACGCGCCGTCGGTGAGCGGCGAGGAGTTGCCGGCGGTCATGGTCGCCCGGTCGACGTCCGGGCCGGTGACACCGAAGATCGGCTTGAGCGAGCCGAGCTTCTCCAACGAGGTGTCCGGGCGGAGGTTCTGGTCGCGGGTCAGCCCCAGGTAGGGGGTCATCAGGTCGTCGAAGAACCCCTCCTCGTACGCGGTCGCGAGCCGCTGGTGCGAGCGGAGCGCCAGCTCGTCCTGGGCGGCCCGGTCGATGTTCCAGCGCAGCGCGGTCCGGGCGGCGTGCTCCCCCATGGACAGCCCGGTACGCGGCTCGGCGTTGCGCGGGATCTCCGGCTTGAACGGTTGGAGCGGGCGCAGCTTCGCGGCCAGCCTGAGCCGCTCGCCGAGGGTCCGGGCGGAGTTGAGCTGGATCAGCGTGCGGCGCAGGTCCTCGTTGACCGCCAGCGGCGCGTCCGAGGTGGTGTCCACGCCACCGGCGACGCCGACGTCGATCTGCCCGAGGGCGATCTTGTTGGCGACACCGATGGCGGCTTCCAGCCCGGTGCCGCAGGCCTGCTGGACGTCGTACGCCGGGGTGTGCGGGTCGAGCCGGGAGCCGAGCACGACCTCGCGGGTGAGGTTGAAGTCCCGGGAGTGCTTCAACACGGCGCCGGCCGCCACCTCGCCGAGCCGCTCGCCGGCCAGCCCGAACCGGGCGACCAGCCCGTCGAGCGCCGCGCCGAGCATGTCGGCGTTGGACGCGTGCGCGTAGCGCGAGTTGGACCGGGCGAAGGGGATGCGGTTGCCGCCGACCACCGCGACCCGCCGGACACTCTGCACGATCGGCCTCCTCGAAGCTGTCGCCGAACCCTACTCACCAGTAGGCTACGCCTATGACCGACAGGTACGCGAGCTTCGTCCAGACGGGGGCCGGTCGCGCGCTGGTCAAGCGCCTCGGGCTGCCCGACCCGCCCCGACTGCGCCGGCACACGCCGGGCGACCCGCTCGTCCCCGGGCCGGTCCTGCTCGGCTCCTCGACCGGCGGCCAGCTCGTCGAGCCGGTCCGCCAGCGCCTGACCGCCGCCGGGGTCGAGCTGGCCGACCCGGCCGCCACCGCCGCCGGCAGCCGCTTCGCCGCCCTGGTGTACGACGCCAGCGGCGTCGCCGACTCCACCGGGCTTCGCCAGCTCTACGACTTCTTCCACCCGCAGGCCCGGTCGCTGCTGCCCAGCGGTCGGGTGATCGTGCTGGGCACGCCGCCGGCCGAGTGCGACTCGCCCCGGGAGGCGACCGCCCAGCGCGCGCTGGAGGGGCTGACCCGCAGCATCGGCAAGGAGTTCGGCCGGGGCGTCACCGCCCAGCTCGTGTACGTCACCCGGCACCGCGATCCCAGCACCCC is a window from the Micromonospora sp. DSM 45708 genome containing:
- the purB gene encoding adenylosuccinate lyase; protein product: MTTIPNVLANRYASPELVALWSPEEKVRMERRLWLAVLRAQRDLGVPVPDGVVEAYERVLEDVDLASIAARERVTRHDVKARIEEFSALAGHEHVHKGMTSRDLTENVEQLQIRASLELVRDRVVATLARLAWHAGEYSGLVMTGRSHNVAAQATTLGKRFASAAEELLIAYERLEDLIGRYPLRGIKGPVGTAADQLDLFDGDADRVAELERRVAGHLGFARVLDSVGQVYPRSLDFDVLSALAQVAAAPSSLATTIRLMVGQELVTEGFKPGQVGSSAMPHKMNTRSSERVNGFAVIIRGYLSMVGELAGDQWNEGDVSCSVVRRVALPDAFFAADGLFQTFLTVLDEFGPYPAVINRELERFLPFLATTKILVAAVRRGVGREVAHEVIKEHAVAVALAMREQGAAGNDLFDRLAADGRLNLTRADIDALVADRNTFTGAAETQVSHLVARVTKIVQSHPEAAAYSPPPIL
- a CDS encoding SDR family NAD(P)-dependent oxidoreductase, with protein sequence MSRPTGKVALVTGGSRGIGAAVVRRLAEDGAHVAFTYRTAADSAKAVVADVEAYGRTGLAIQADSSDAAAVIGAVERTVAELGRLDILVNNAGVFAAAPIEEVGLDYLDRAIAVHVRGVFLATQAAVRHMGTGGRIINIGSSFASRVPAAGVSVYTMTKSAVNGLTRALARELGPRGITVNLLLPGSTDTDMNPADSVGAEAQRAHIALGRYGTPEDVAATVSHLVGDGGRHITGASIAIDGGTTA
- a CDS encoding Pepco domain-containing protein: MSQPVPDVDTLPFLVSVEVADDPDTMGLFRKGEREVAVRHIPIAVLRESVRHTVAALRTVFDEVAEETGRLRLAEAQFSFEVSAKGGLNLVGTTEIGSKGTVTLTFRE
- a CDS encoding wHTH domain-containing protein yields the protein MATFRALLLGVAEYDDPQILPLPFVTNDIGALSVALEETGYRVRTLDNGRLSRPKICAEVGQFLGDARPNDNLLVYLSGHGAHTEGVDYLVPSEADLRIPLRESMVPLTYWAGALERSRAGQVLFVVDACREGFDQEAMALELRKWSTGRISHVGQQRIAYLFACGPGEKAQFVPGAGDSFSVFSRALQQVLAGGEAGRSLEDLVTAVNEQMRELAAAFDRRVQTAHAHPDASGISPFPISSRRSTQRSFDWVAQAQAHRAWDLVAPSLASEELRSSTISLVEHVVRLRRDAARELTGDPWHEPDLATRISRRVEFLTNLVAFPAATSAGELRLSAAEAALLVAGPYLYDTLWTLRAARATRVDPANWHPPEQPDPESDSYRRFAQSFPRLWRRLNGQAQNSDVAGQIGWWLLHRWIARQSLTRSDGDVAELIPLGVASLYLSARVFEQPRVTELIRSLRGGPGFLTRTDRPGRLQSRCTVGAGTAEEQPVRERLVAYLLAAGRAMAIEAAALPEVVVEHMGISDPVSPDELHASIDSVDWESRGPVRVLRTTCAHPAIEIALRAHVEFFDALLVEIQDAAAEDAHLHPLSALPAHASADQVRPSEGPDGRAYQSAGVRFHLAEDRIQELLMGEQLYGDPLLAIRELYQNALDACRYRSARNEYLNRTGRTTPAWEGRIDFVQGRDERGRPYLECVDNGVGMGVRELTDVFSQAGTRFVETSEFVEEQSRWARLEPPIDLFPNSRFGVGVLSYFMLADEITVETCRFGQEGRPGSRLWVSIAGPGNLFRIRETGPGQDAGTRVRLYLRKDTEKLSSSDFLRRLLWVAEFRTTVTYDGETAVWEPRRLSTIAPLGTDPLGAGEESGRSRKAPVVVSSEPHPVWWCDRSGAVLVDGIWLQEADFNAVVNLYGRRAPRLSVNRTQMLDDESKEVTALLQEAAEAAGAPGSPLFAHEWISDLATRQPVVADSVFELALRAGRTSWPTGSLADELLTVGCYPPDATLMALAVDTVDPGRDSSDRPFREVVDLNHPVGTWRLVAWIAAGLHGPELAVTEGRIIRARPSDSMLTRVDGAGRSWIDPAQPVPIGHLIHTATNRGPSIQMVVDRLVELGYPAPRHELPDPTSPTDRLLLSRDLDGRGPWLHQADEVPVPQLVTAAARAGIATELAADRFRRLGFTVRDAPPGGLAHVDLLVASVQLDGRRPWFRPSQAVSGGHVVVAAFVAGISAEEVVDRLRRLGYVAAVPPRGDLPAEVDIKLLWGLDELPEILSESTATRSALAVDLRNRRYNTSGNDGVLDASEPVSPHTLVAAARRSGLGPDQAAARLRQLGYQLLGQDFPDTVAENDLVLLSRDLDGRQPWLDPGTTVSPSHLVAAARELELTPTQVASRLEKYGYAIPALSLPDIVTFTDVGLLSRDLDGDTPWLDGVRIIPPGHVLLGAKRTGLTHAQVHERLRRFGLTTMPDLPPDDVTSADLIILSLQLDGEHPWLDVERPTPVGHLVAAAHRTGLTPARVADRLREFGHPTPGHSLPDYVTAEDVTLVSRSLDGRGPWVDPADALSLGRLVVAAHVTGLGPARVSRRLEELGFQGFDECRIAPSVGLPEGAVIRLVPPEAPPPRA
- a CDS encoding SigE family RNA polymerase sigma factor; protein product: MTGRDDEFRDYVSARLEPLRRTAYLLCRDWHTADDLVSITLSKLYRSWRRARDADNLDAYVRGMLTNAWLDERRRPWRRERSTDDVPDRADLAAGEPDVGEREVLLDLLGRLAPRRRAVVVLRFYCDLSVEETAQVLGISSGTVKSQAARALETLRLLASPDSAVESGRQR
- a CDS encoding TNT domain-containing protein: MKKRRWLLALVSGAAFVLVPGAAQPVGATAATTPAARTVALPPAGDAADSGRPQPPPTPTPNLCRPGTPPIAPPTTEFYDNNPMLGPAELPTASPVGPLLAGYQRFGALTESQFLAQYTTGNPATYVYPPASGFVIAPDGRPIKQAQTLLAGYRLDRFGFSGGAFLAPLGTPFSSRALTPQSLNTPANAPLANYHVYCVVKPFTVDSGPIASWFAQPGMGTQFQLNPAYLPQAGATLTVQWLLDNGFLAEEDLTAGE